A stretch of the Cheilinus undulatus linkage group 11, ASM1832078v1, whole genome shotgun sequence genome encodes the following:
- the nr2c2 gene encoding nuclear receptor subfamily 2 group C member 2 isoform X1: protein MTTNLNLLSQQKMDSEHEAEGSCSPSDSMMSESPQRFQVISTEPATTPQRIQIVTDQQTGQKIQIVTAIKPPSAPKQQFILTAADSSGAGKVILTSSDSHNAKQLIFTAADSLMPGRIQIVTDPVSMERLLGQAGELGRAQPVEYCVVCGDKASGRHYGAVSCEGCKGFFKRSVRKNLTYSCRSKQDCVINKHHRNRCQFCRLRKCLKMGMKTESVQSERKPIDVLPREKHTNCAASTQKIYIRKDLNSPLIATPTFISDAETDGSRSSLLDQGMLVNIQQPIIQSDGTLLLAADSKMESGQGDLGTLANVVTSLANLSDSLKENLNNSDTSDSQQEEQSTSEITRAFDTLAKVFSPHEAGAGQRLAEKSQCVGETTIQLIGRDQETPIIEVEGPLLTDSHVGFKLSMPSPMPEYLNVHYICESASRLLFLSMHWARSIPAFSALGQEAHTSLVRACWNELFTLGLAQCAHVMNLSTILTAIINHLQSSIQDDKLSGERVKQVMEHIWKFQEFCNSMTRLETDSYEYAYLKAIVLFSPDHPGVDNSGQIEKLQEKALMELQDYVQKTYPEDTYRLTRILTRLPALRLMNSSITEELFFTGLIGNVSIDSIIPYILKMETAEYNSQDSDPSQ, encoded by the exons ATGACGACCAACCTGAATCTGCTCTCTCAGCAGAAAATGGACTCTGAGCACGAGGCAGAG GGGTCATGCTCTCCTTCAGACTCAATGATGAGTGAATCACCGCAGCGCTTTCAGGTCATCTCCACTGAGCCTGCCACAACACCACAGCGAATACAG ATTGTAACCGACCAGCAGACAGGTCAGAAGATCCAGATAGTGACAGCAATCAAGCCGCCCAGCGCTCCGAAACAACAGTTCATTCTGACTGCAGCTGACAGTTCCGGGGCAGGCAAGGTTATCCTGACCTCTTCAGACAGCCACAATGCAAAGCAGCTCATCTTCACTGCTGCAGACAGCCTGATGCCTGGAAGGATACAG ATTGTAACAGATCCTGTGTCAATGGAACGGTTGTTAGGGCAGGCAGGGGAATTGGGGCGAGCACAGCCAGTGGAATACTGTGTGGTGTGTGGGGACAAGGCTTCAG gtCGTCACTATGGAGCAGTCAGCTGTGAGGGATGTAAAGGCTTCTTCAAGAGGAGCGTGAGGAAAAACCTGACCTACAGCTGCcgcagtaaacaagactgtgtCATCAACAAACACCACCGCAATCGCTGCCAGTTCTGCCGGTTGAGGAAATGCCTTAAGATGGGGATGAAGACTGAAT ctgtccaAAGTGAGAGAAAACCCATCGATGTATTACCCAGAGAGAAGCATACAAACTGTGCTGCCTCCACCCAAAAGATCTACATTCGTAAGGACCTAAATAGTCCGCTTATCGCCACACCAACCTTTATCTCGGATGCTGAGACAGACGGCTCAAG ATCCAGCCTGCTTGACCAAGGGATGTTGGTTAATATCCAGCAGCCAATCATTCAGAGTGATGGGACTCTACTGCTGGCTGCTGACTCAAAG ATGGAGTCTGGTCAGGGGGACTTGGGGACCCTGGCCAATGTAGTGACATCACTGGCCAACCTGAGTGACTCACTGAAAGAGAATCTAAACAACAGCGATACCTCGGACAGCCAACAGGAGGAGCAGTCTACCAGTGAGATAACACG TGCCTTTGACACCCTGGCCAAAGTTTTCAGCCCACATGAGGCAGGTGCCGGACAGAGACTGGCAGAGAAGTCACAGTGTGTCGGTGAAACAACCATTCAACTGATTGGACGAGACCAAGAGACCCCCATTATTGAGGTGGAAGGACCCCTGCTCACAGACAGCCATGTCGGCTTTAAG CTGTCCATGCCGAGCCCAATGCCTGAGTATCTGAATGTACACTACATCTGTGAGTCAGCATCCAGacttctgtttctctccatGCACTGGGCACGATCCATCCCGGCCTTCTCAGCTCTGGG TCAGGAGGCACACACCAGTTTAGTGCGAGCCTGCTGGAACGAGCTGTTCACTCTGGGTTTGGCTCAGTGCGCTCATGTGATGAACCTGTCAACGATCCTCACCGCCATCATCAACCACCTTCAGAGCAGCATCCAGGACG ACAAGCTTTCAGGGGAGAGGGTGAAGCAGGTGATGGAGCATATCTGGAAGTTCCAGGAGTTTTGTAACAGCATGACGAGGCTGGAAACTGACAGCTATGAATACGCCTATCTGAAAGCTATCGTTCTCTTCAGCCCTG ATCATCCAGGTGTGGACAACAGTGGGCAGATTGAAAAGTTACAAGAGAAAGCCTTGATGGAGCTGCAAGATTATGTGCAGAAAACGTACCCTGAGGACACCTACAG GCTGACCCGCATTCTGACTCGTCTCCCAGCACTTCGCCTCATGAACTCCAGCATCACAGAAGAGCTCTTCTTCACTGGTTTGATCGGTAACGTCTCTATCGACAGCATCATTCCCTACATCCTCAAAATGGAGACGGCTGAGTATAACAGCCAGGACTCTGACCCATCACAATGA
- the nr2c2 gene encoding nuclear receptor subfamily 2 group C member 2 isoform X2, translating to MDSEHEAEGSCSPSDSMMSESPQRFQVISTEPATTPQRIQIVTDQQTGQKIQIVTAIKPPSAPKQQFILTAADSSGAGKVILTSSDSHNAKQLIFTAADSLMPGRIQIVTDPVSMERLLGQAGELGRAQPVEYCVVCGDKASGRHYGAVSCEGCKGFFKRSVRKNLTYSCRSKQDCVINKHHRNRCQFCRLRKCLKMGMKTESVQSERKPIDVLPREKHTNCAASTQKIYIRKDLNSPLIATPTFISDAETDGSRSSLLDQGMLVNIQQPIIQSDGTLLLAADSKMESGQGDLGTLANVVTSLANLSDSLKENLNNSDTSDSQQEEQSTSEITRAFDTLAKVFSPHEAGAGQRLAEKSQCVGETTIQLIGRDQETPIIEVEGPLLTDSHVGFKLSMPSPMPEYLNVHYICESASRLLFLSMHWARSIPAFSALGQEAHTSLVRACWNELFTLGLAQCAHVMNLSTILTAIINHLQSSIQDDKLSGERVKQVMEHIWKFQEFCNSMTRLETDSYEYAYLKAIVLFSPDHPGVDNSGQIEKLQEKALMELQDYVQKTYPEDTYRLTRILTRLPALRLMNSSITEELFFTGLIGNVSIDSIIPYILKMETAEYNSQDSDPSQ from the exons ATGGACTCTGAGCACGAGGCAGAG GGGTCATGCTCTCCTTCAGACTCAATGATGAGTGAATCACCGCAGCGCTTTCAGGTCATCTCCACTGAGCCTGCCACAACACCACAGCGAATACAG ATTGTAACCGACCAGCAGACAGGTCAGAAGATCCAGATAGTGACAGCAATCAAGCCGCCCAGCGCTCCGAAACAACAGTTCATTCTGACTGCAGCTGACAGTTCCGGGGCAGGCAAGGTTATCCTGACCTCTTCAGACAGCCACAATGCAAAGCAGCTCATCTTCACTGCTGCAGACAGCCTGATGCCTGGAAGGATACAG ATTGTAACAGATCCTGTGTCAATGGAACGGTTGTTAGGGCAGGCAGGGGAATTGGGGCGAGCACAGCCAGTGGAATACTGTGTGGTGTGTGGGGACAAGGCTTCAG gtCGTCACTATGGAGCAGTCAGCTGTGAGGGATGTAAAGGCTTCTTCAAGAGGAGCGTGAGGAAAAACCTGACCTACAGCTGCcgcagtaaacaagactgtgtCATCAACAAACACCACCGCAATCGCTGCCAGTTCTGCCGGTTGAGGAAATGCCTTAAGATGGGGATGAAGACTGAAT ctgtccaAAGTGAGAGAAAACCCATCGATGTATTACCCAGAGAGAAGCATACAAACTGTGCTGCCTCCACCCAAAAGATCTACATTCGTAAGGACCTAAATAGTCCGCTTATCGCCACACCAACCTTTATCTCGGATGCTGAGACAGACGGCTCAAG ATCCAGCCTGCTTGACCAAGGGATGTTGGTTAATATCCAGCAGCCAATCATTCAGAGTGATGGGACTCTACTGCTGGCTGCTGACTCAAAG ATGGAGTCTGGTCAGGGGGACTTGGGGACCCTGGCCAATGTAGTGACATCACTGGCCAACCTGAGTGACTCACTGAAAGAGAATCTAAACAACAGCGATACCTCGGACAGCCAACAGGAGGAGCAGTCTACCAGTGAGATAACACG TGCCTTTGACACCCTGGCCAAAGTTTTCAGCCCACATGAGGCAGGTGCCGGACAGAGACTGGCAGAGAAGTCACAGTGTGTCGGTGAAACAACCATTCAACTGATTGGACGAGACCAAGAGACCCCCATTATTGAGGTGGAAGGACCCCTGCTCACAGACAGCCATGTCGGCTTTAAG CTGTCCATGCCGAGCCCAATGCCTGAGTATCTGAATGTACACTACATCTGTGAGTCAGCATCCAGacttctgtttctctccatGCACTGGGCACGATCCATCCCGGCCTTCTCAGCTCTGGG TCAGGAGGCACACACCAGTTTAGTGCGAGCCTGCTGGAACGAGCTGTTCACTCTGGGTTTGGCTCAGTGCGCTCATGTGATGAACCTGTCAACGATCCTCACCGCCATCATCAACCACCTTCAGAGCAGCATCCAGGACG ACAAGCTTTCAGGGGAGAGGGTGAAGCAGGTGATGGAGCATATCTGGAAGTTCCAGGAGTTTTGTAACAGCATGACGAGGCTGGAAACTGACAGCTATGAATACGCCTATCTGAAAGCTATCGTTCTCTTCAGCCCTG ATCATCCAGGTGTGGACAACAGTGGGCAGATTGAAAAGTTACAAGAGAAAGCCTTGATGGAGCTGCAAGATTATGTGCAGAAAACGTACCCTGAGGACACCTACAG GCTGACCCGCATTCTGACTCGTCTCCCAGCACTTCGCCTCATGAACTCCAGCATCACAGAAGAGCTCTTCTTCACTGGTTTGATCGGTAACGTCTCTATCGACAGCATCATTCCCTACATCCTCAAAATGGAGACGGCTGAGTATAACAGCCAGGACTCTGACCCATCACAATGA
- the b3galt4 gene encoding beta-1,3-galactosyltransferase 9 — protein MANVLAHLQCVAIDPHINTREGQRHLYRVLTDAGTLLRLQHGATEQRSIEETKSGENDDGTVIFTAETREGGLERNRGLVMVGRGLWVCKPRFGKRGSRFGVLPILCTAIASLSLLALLFVDFIESWVTSMNMNRVVEPHAGVIPLQSVPPTRPEEFLLMPSPLVCQRAKPYLITMVTSAPANQRARQAIRDTWGGEVEVRGLRVMTLFMVGVASDPGLSKLLIEEARERGDLIQGRFVDTYSNLTLKTLSMLGWARRFCPQAHFMAKVDDDVLFNPSALLHFINKSRNPYEQGDLYLGRVHLHVAPDRDPDSKHYLPAGAYPPSVFPDYCSGTAYVLSRSALLKISLAASASPLSTPLPPEDVFVGLCARTAGVLPSHCPLFSGGPGVPYGRCCYQAMVSIHHIAPREMLHYWPEVHSSQPCSWLTLRASLGMCKVRAMIGTALGLEGQS, from the exons ATGGCTAATGTGTTAGCTCATCTCCAATGTGTAGCAATCGACCCCCA CATCAACACAAGAGAAGGACAGCGGCACCTCTACCGCGTCCTCACCGACGCTGGCACTCTCCTCCGGCTGCAGCACGGAGCCACTGAACAGAGGAGCATCGAAGAGACTAAGAGCGGAGAAAACGATGACGGGACAGTGATTTTTACCGCGGAGACAAGGGAAGGAGGACTGGAGAGAAAC CGGGGCTTGGTCATGGTCGGACGGGGACTTTGGGTATGTAAGCCCCGGTTTGGAAAGCGAGGGAGCAGATTTGGCGTTTTGCCTATTTTATGCACCGCGATAGCGAGCTTATCCTTGCTGGCACTGCTCTTTGTGGACTTTATCGAGTCATGGGTCACCTCTATGAACATGAACAGGGTGGTGGAGCCGCACGCCGGCGTCATCCCTCTGCAGAGCGTCCCCCCAACCAGACCCGAGGAGTTCCTCCTCATGCCCAGTCCGCTCGTGTGCCAGAGAGCCAAGCCTTACCTCATCACCATGGTTACCTCGGCTCCTGCCAATCAGAGGGCCCGCCAAGCAATCCGGGACACCTGGGGAGGGGAGGTGGAGGTCAGGGGTCTTCGGGTCATGACCCTGTTCATGGTGGGTGTGGCTTCTGACCCAGGACTCTCGAAGCTGCTGATAGAGGAggccagagagagaggagacctGATTCAGGGTCGTTTTGTGGACACTTACTCCAACCTCACCCTGAAAACCTTGTCCATGCTGGGCTGGGCTCGCCGCTTCTGCCCTCAGGCTCATTTCATGGCCAAAGTGGACGATGATGTACTCTTTAATCCCAGTGCCCTTTTGCACTTCATAAACAAGAGCCGCAACCCCTATGAACAAGGAGACTTGTACCTGGGCAGGGTTCATCTCCATGTGGCCCCTGACCGGGATCCAGACAGCAAGCATTACCTCCCAGCAGGGGCCTACCCTCCCTCTGTCTTTCCAGACTACTGCAGTGGTACAGCCTATGTCCTGTCCCGCTCTGCGCTGCTCAAAATATCCCTGGCAGCCTCTGCATCACCTCTATCCACCCCTCTCCCCCCTGAGGATGTGTTTGTGGGTCTGTGTGCCCGGACGGCTGGGGTCCTGCCCTCACACTGCCCCCTCTTCTCCGGAGGCCCTGGTGTGCCATATGGGCGCTGCTGCTATCAGGCCATGGTCTCCATCCACCACATCGCACCCAGGGAGATGCTGCACTACTGGCCTGAGGTGCATTCATCACAGCCCTGCTCCTGGCTCACTCTGCGTGCATCTCTAGGAATGTGCAAGGTCCGGGCGATGATCGGGACAGCTCTGGGGCTGGAGGGACAGTCATGA